The Toxorhynchites rutilus septentrionalis strain SRP chromosome 3, ASM2978413v1, whole genome shotgun sequence genome includes a region encoding these proteins:
- the LOC129777355 gene encoding U5 small nuclear ribonucleoprotein 40 kDa protein produces MMSTALKRPSDALVSVPQNKKTRTDLMAYTAKDKQLMEQHDVERTSNLLAPIMLLEGHGGEIFSTEFHPEGGHLVSTGFDRQIYLWNVYGECENVGVMTGHTGAVMEAHFSPDGGNIYTCSTDKIVAVWDVPTCTRIRKLKGHSHFVNSCNGARRGPTLIVSGSDDSTIRIWDARKKHVIHNFDNGYQVTAVCFNDTAEHVISGGIDNDIKIWDIRKKDVIYRLKGHTDTITGLALSPDGSYILSNSMDNTMRIWDVRPYAPAERCLKVFNGHQHNFEKNLLKCAWSPDGSRISSGSADRFVYIWDTTSRRIIYKLPGHNGSVNDIDFHPTEPIIVSASSDKTLYLGEIDG; encoded by the exons ATGATGTCAACGGCATTGAAGCGTCCTTCGGACGCACTGGTTTCCGTTCCACAAAATAAGAAAACTCGCACAGACCTGATGGCCTACACAGCAAAGGACAAGCAGCTTATGGAACAACAT GATGTTGAACGAACATCTAATCTGTTGGCGCCGATCATGCTACTGGAAGGGCATGGTGGTGAAATTTTTTCCACTGAATTCCATCCAGAAGGGGGACATCTCGTTTCCACCGGGTTCGATCGACAGATATATCTGTGGAACGTTTACGGGGAGTGTGAGAATGTTGGCGTGATGACCGGTCACACTGGTGCCGTTATGGAGGCTCACTTTTCACCCGACGGAGGCAACATTTATACTTGCAGTACGGATAAAATCGTTGCCGTGTGGGATGTTCCAACGTGTACACGTATCCGGAAGCTGAAGGGCCATTCGCATTTCGTCAATAGTTGTAATGGAGCACGCCGAGGACCAACGTTGATTGTGTCTGGCTCGGACGATTCCACCATCAGGATTTGGGATGCACGAAAGAAACACGTTATTCACAACTTTGACAACGGCTACCAAGTGACGGCGGTTTGCTTCAATGATACTGCGGAGCATGTGATTTCAGGGGGCATTGATAACGATATCAAAATATGGGATATTCGAAAGAAGGACGTAATTTATCGCCTGAAAGGACACACCGATACAATCACAGGGTTGGCTCTTTCACCTGATGGATCATATATTTTGAGTAATTCCATGGACAATACAATGCGGATTTGGGACGTTAGACCTTACGCACCGGCTGAAAGGTGTTTGAAGGTGTTTAATGGACATCAGCACAATTTTGAAAAGAACCTGCTGAAATGCGCTTGGTCTCCTGACGGATCTCGGATAAGCTCTGGATCTGCGGATCGTTTCGTCTACATTTGGGACACTACATCGCGTAGAATAATATACAAGCTTCCGGGTCACAATGGAAGCGTCAACGACATTGACTTTCATCCAACGGAACCAATTATCGTATCAGCTTCTAGTGACAAAACCTTGTATTTAGGAGAGATTGATGGATAA
- the LOC129777362 gene encoding ubiquitin thioesterase otubain-like has protein sequence MSTSDSTDTTSSSSASNLKPEENQDELIIKQQREIEQEIAYSNPLVSESQAVASLNSEYLDDAVYISKVKDLSSKYCAIRRTRPDGNCFFRAFAYAYLEYLVLNKDEFSKFYEYAAKSRERLTEAGFPRFTIEDFYETFMEVINKVKPEGDNTSAALAELHKLFNEQGYSDYVVVYLRLITSSHLQERADFYQNFIDGNYTIVEFCHQEVEPMYKESDHIHIIAICSALEAGVRVEYMDRGDGDQVIAHDFPDGCKPNVFLLYRPGHYDILYPNKAQ, from the exons ATGAGCACCTCAGACAGCACCGATACTACAAGCAGCAGTAGCGCCAGTAACCTTAAACCAGAGGAAAACCAGGACGAACTCATCATAAAACAACAAAGAGAAATAGAACAGGAG ATTGCTTATTCAAATCCATTGGTTAGCGAATCTCAAGCGGTAGCTAGTCTAAACTCAGAATACCTCGACGATGCCGTTTACATATCGAAGGTAAAGGATCTTTCCTCGAAGTATTGTGCAATTCGTCGTACCAGACCTGACGGAAACTGTTTTTTCCGAGCGTTTGCTTATGCTTATCTCGAGTATTTGGTGCTGAACAAGGATGAGTTTAGCAAATTTTATGAATACGCTGCAAAATCCCGAGAAAGACTGACAGAGGCTGGATTCCCCCGGTTTACTATTGAGGACTTTTACGAAACATTCATGGAAGTGATCAATAAGGTCAAACCAGAGGGTGATAACACATCTGCGGCGCTGGCCGAGCTGCACAAGCTGTTCAACGAGCAGGGCTACTCGGATTATGTCGTGGTTTATCTCAGATTGATTACTTCAAGCCACTTGCAGGAGAGAGCGGATTTTTACCAGAACTTTATCGATGGAAATTACACAATCGTTGAATTTTGTCACCAAGAAGTGGAGCCAATGTACAAAGAGTCGGATCACATCCACATCATCGCAATATGCTCGGCTCTGGAGGCAGGAGTGCGCGTCGAGTATATGGACCGTGGAGACGGAGATCAAGTAATTGCTCACGATTTTCCTGATGGTTGCAAGCCAAATGTCTTCTTGCTCTACCGTCCAGGACATTATGATATTTTATATCCGAATAAGGCGCAGTAA
- the LOC129777364 gene encoding 60S ribosomal protein L9 yields MRTINSNQTVTIPKGVSAKVHARVVTVFGPRGKLSKSFRHLAMDIYKVSKKKLMVEKWFGAKKEIAAVRTVCSHIENMIKGVTKGFQYKMRAVHAHFPINCVISENNSLVEIRNFLGEKHIRRVKMQPGVTVVNSAKQKDELILEGNDIEAVSLSAALIQQSTTVRNKDIRKFLDGLYVSEKTTVVQDEE; encoded by the exons ATGAGAACGATCAACTCAAATCAAACGGTCACCATCCCTAAGGGTGTTTCTGCCAAAGTGCACGCCCGCGTCGTGACAGTATTTGGACCCCGCGGTAAGCTTTCCAAGAGCTTCCGGCATTTAGCCATGGATATCTACAAGGTGTCAAAAAAGAAGCTGATGGTTGAGAAATGGTTCGGAGCCAAGAAGGAAATCGCTGCCGTTCGCACTGTTTGCTCACACATCGAGAATATGATTAAAG GTGTGACGAAAGGATTCCAGTACAAAATGCGTGCTGTGCATGCTCATTTCCCCATCAATTGTGTTATCAGCGAGAACAACAGCTTAGTGGAAATCCGTAATTTCCTCGGCGAGAAGCATATCCGTCGCGTTAAGATGCAGCCAGGAGTGACCGTAGTCAACTCGGCGAAACAGAAGGACGAATTGATCCTTGAGGGTAACGATATTGAGGCCGTTTCCCTTTCCGCTGCATTGATCCAACAGTCCACCACCGTTAGGAACAAGGATATCCGTAAGTTCTTGGATGGTCTGTACGTGTCGGAGAAGACTACTGTCGTGCAGGACGAAGAATAA